The following proteins come from a genomic window of Triticum aestivum cultivar Chinese Spring chromosome 6A, IWGSC CS RefSeq v2.1, whole genome shotgun sequence:
- the LOC123127223 gene encoding glycerophosphodiester phosphodiesterase GDPDL7, with product MGGRYPHMLLILILLHGANAAIDAPVEKWQTLDGRPPLVIARGGFSGLFPESSKFAYEFAMTASLPGVVLECDLQLSSDGVGFCRSGLTLDKSTLIAEMYPKKDKTYKLGLEDIHGWFAVDFTSDELINNVTVIQTIFSRPSTFDAMMGMYTLDDMAGLHPQQIWVNVEFDGFYRDHNLDIEDYLLKLPKDYPIAYISSPDISFLKSIGGKLKGRAKLIFRCLADNVTETSVKKSYGEILKDLKSIKAFASGIMVPRNYVWPVNNNLYLLPPTSLVKDAHALGLEVHVGSFANDILTSYNYSYDPAAEYLQFINNPDFTVDGLMTDFPPTASGAVACLAHNEANALASNGERPLIITHNGASGVYAGCTDLAYQQAVKDGADIIDCSVRMSKDGVAFCLGSADLIASTTAATTFMTKVVTISEIQSKSGIFSFDLSWSEIQSLKPELTGPFAQAGLKRNPAAKNAGKFFTLPEFLDFAKSSNVSGILIEIEDAPYLATRGLGLVDAVSGALVNASYDKESKQQVFIESDDSSVLSAFKKFPSFKRVLTVGTIISDASKPSVDEIKEFADVVMVTRGSLVKVNGFFLTGFTNLVENLHAANLTVHVGPLKNEFTNFGFDYFADPMVEIATYSAALVVDGIVTEFPATATTYFRSPCSDPTKNLTYTIMAAAPGALVSMVPPGALPPALPPAPLLEPADVLDPPLPPVSVSGPPEAAPKVADSSSSPHSSSAGSCFLVAAGIAAFLYSGFH from the exons ATGGGAGGTAGATATCCTCACATGCTTTTGATCCTCATACTCCTTCATGGAGCCAATGCCGCTATAGATGCTCCAGTAGAGAAATGGCAGACTCTGGATG GTCGTCCTCCTCTAGTCATCGCTCGTGGAGGCTTCTCTGGCTTATTTCCCGAATCAAGCAAGTTTGCGTATGAGTTTGCGATGACAGCTAGCTTGCCTGGAGTCGTTCTGGAGTGTGATCTGCAATTGTCCAGTGACGGTGTGGGCTTCTGCAGAAGTGGCTTAACGCTTGATAAGTCAACACTAATTGCTGAAATGTACCCTAAGAAGGACAAAACGTACAAGCTGGGTTTAGAAGATATTCATGGGTGGTTTGCTGTGGATTTCACCTCAGACGAGCTCATAAATAATGTCACAG TGATCCAAACTATTTTTTCTCGCCCAAGCACATTTGATGCCATGATGGGAATGTATACACTTGATGATATGGCTGGACTCCACCCGCAACAAATTTGGGTTAATGTGGAG TTCGATGGTTTTTATAGGGATCACAATTTAGATATCGAAGATTACCTATTAAAATTACCAAAAGATTATCCTATTGCCTACATATCCTCGCCAGATATTTCATTCTTGAAAAGTATTGGTGGAAAGCTTAAGGGCAGGGCTAAGCTGATTTTTCGGTGTCTCGCTGATAATGTTACCGAGACAAGCGTCAAGAAATCATATGGAGAAATATTGAAAGATCTGAAATCCATCAAGGCTTTTGCATCAGGAATTATGGTCCCCAGGAATTATGTTTGGCCAGTGAATAACAATCTGTACTTGCTCCCACCTACCAGTTTGGTCAAAGATGCACATGCCCTAGGGCTGGAAGTGCATGTAGGATCGTTTGCCAATGATATCCTTACGAGTTACAACTACAGCTATGATCCTGCTGCGGAATACTTGCAGTTCATAAACAACCCAGACTTCACTGTAGATGGTTTGATGACTGACTTCCCGCCCACTGCATCAGGAGCTGTCG CGTGCTTGGCACATAATGAAGCAAATGCTCTTGCTTCAA ATGGAGAGAGGCCACTCATTATAACGCACAATGGCGCAAGTGGCGTCTACGCAGGCTGCACGGACCTTGCCTACCAACAAGCAGTGAAAGATGGTGCCGACATAATAGATTGCTCGGTTCGGATGTCAAAAGACGGTGTGGCCTTTTGCCTGGGCTCTGCAGATCTCATTGCCAGCACGACGGCAGCAACCACTTTCATGACAAAAGTTGTTACTATCAGTGAAATACAGAGTAAATCAGGCATTTTCTCGTTTGATCTTTCATGGAGCGAGATCCAAAGCTTGAAAC CCGAGCTTACTGGTCCATTTGCTCAGGCAGGCCTGAAAAGAAATCCTGCAGCGAAGAATGCTGGCAAATTCTTTACTTTGCCCGAATTCCTTGACTTTGCCAAAAGTAGCAATGTCTCTGGTATACTGATCGAGATAGAG GATGCTCCATACCTTGCAACCAGAGGTCTTGGCCTGGTAGATGCAGTCTCTGGTGCACTGGTCAATGCCAGCTACGACAAGGAGAGCAAGCAGCAAGTGTTCATCGAGTCAGACGACTCCTCTGTACTTTCAGCATTCAAGAAGTTCCCATCGTTTAAGCGTGTTCTCACTGTTGGCACCATAATAAGTGATGCTTCCAAGCCTTCAGTGGATGAGATCAAGGAGTTTGCGGATGTAGTGATGGTGACCCGCGGTTCGCTCGTGAAGGTCAATGGCTTCTTCCTGACAGGGTTCACTAATTTGGTGGAGAATCTGCACGCTGCAAACTTGACGGTGCACGTCGGTCCGCTCAAGAATGAGTTCACCAACTTTGGGTTCGACTACTTTGCTGATCCGATGGTCGAGATCGCCACATACTCTGCTGCATTGGTCGTCGATGGAATTGTGACCGAGTTCCCTGCCACTGCAACTACATACTTCA GGAGCCCATGCAGTGATCCGACGAAGAACCTGACCTACACAATCATGGCTGCAGCACCCGGTGCTCTGGTGAGCATGGTCCCCCCAGGCGCGCTGCCCCCAGCGCTCCCGCCAGCACCCTTGCTGGAACCCGCCGATGTTCTCGACCCGCCGCTGCCGCCTGTGTCGGTGAGCGGCCCTCCGGAGGCGGCACCCAAAGTAGCTGACAGCAGCTCCTCTCCACACAGCTCCAGTGCCGGCAGTTGCTTCCTGGTAGCAGCTGGCATTGCTGCCTTCTTGTACTCGGGCTTCCATTGA
- the LOC123127226 gene encoding UPF0047 protein YjbQ codes for MAAKWAQKTVVIPAQRRGCHLITPKILREIEGDLSGFKCGLAHLFLQHTSASLTINENYDSDVQADTETFLNKIVPEGRSAPWKHTMEGPDDMPAHIKSSMFGCALTIPITDGHLNLGTWQGIWLCEHRDHASARKIVVTLNGI; via the exons ATGGCCGCCAAGTGGGCCCAGAAGACCGTCGTCATCCCTGCCCAGCGCCGCGGCTGCCACCTCATCACCCCCAAG ATTTTGAGGGAGATTGAGGGCGATCTCTCCGGGTTCAAGTGCGGCTTGGCGCATCTGTTCC TGCAGCACACAAGTGCTTCCCTGACCATCAATGAGAACTATGACTCTGATGTACAGGCTGACACCGAAACATTCCTTAACAAAATTGTCCCAGAG GGCCGCTCTGCTCCTTGGAAGCATACTATGGAAG GACCGGATGACATGCCAGCACATATTAAATCATCAATGTTTGGTTGTGCTCTGAC AATTCCTATAACTGATGGACATCTCAACCTGGGCACTTGGCAG GGTATATGGCTGTGCGAACATCGCGATCATGCTAGTGCTCGTAAAATCGTGGTCACCCTCAACGGAATCTAA